One Ooceraea biroi isolate clonal line C1 chromosome 6, Obir_v5.4, whole genome shotgun sequence genomic window carries:
- the LOC105276542 gene encoding uncharacterized protein LOC105276542 has protein sequence MFGTKLRTWMEAHIVRSKKKKDRKKGDKGFDSNCNSPRSHSANRSPALHQVHPVDSPTKNVDGIRLHGGGYSTTVTTSSGTSGGTAGSVSLSSPESAYSTGYSTDGTSPGTSFPPEYYINIRTGTHYFQSSGSSGTATTINNNNSSNNNSKSRIKRPSGNAGGLSLAGTPALGNGRIQDRGKSSASTTNMTRDNGQPEVRTSTLHKSAETPTNNGQRQQQQQQRQQENSHRRTESYSADSRNSLPVPSSIPPPLVSPSVQSPRERSRIRTNPWLSANSSGSSNGLKSRLALDESSSSSGLKLTESSGSASDVNLNGRELQNRKEYRQESLSAGRSPINQNWRLISGMDLRPKIPLQRRASSSSSSASSMTRSVRSSEDDVTLNEMMGKFDESYVYEKETDILSDSDPTDCEDYIDSLSDIDTGQDGGDENDPFENDELDYIDNGSFLDLDSVECGGDHFPNTGHCTYFAFTSELSRRGSRLRESFLKRRNKDEIISQKTTNARKQSTRHKKLDGDHKQSEKRKKRMSQRRKPNLDCCDDEMANMNRVLVERILLKNSGFNQGSRSVGGTPMCLRRKKHDVNKNLSPMRLNGNPSAVRPTMVDNEIVKRRSNSISYVNGNIVRRHITGNTYMTTFASEIALIEADKEADRKYRELILEAENLLVSMQKYQNSSPCVPSPSRKLHNGLANKRVELIKNTELNIELALSKSRNSQPELQSGSIKDLEHTSPKRQFTQQPCSPIHRFLERNSSAGFAPKEPPSIYRQPEMSKCSDSPVMPRRTTPHGSPSRSLIHHQVHRARNGDLDTKECSGMLQLAMNCNGDLRSDPVDNPFGDKAQSNVTQSQSSLAAGRKEFSCETRDNLPTKEEGVTSSSSDSDEKCDVRRRAPLMTFRSVDMGPIKEASSYCPQSEPVKRKVYAGSATYGRIQKTLGEHIMLRNSDGDTAADDTDDSRRSLKEKVVQLRQERLAAEAANANNAQDSQFFQQQLSQLRRQMLMQTIEGLKRSLEDQSATLKQTCLESMNLLSDELP, from the exons ATGTTCGGGACGAAATTGCGCACATGGATGGAGGCACACATCGTGCGAtcgaaaaagaagaaggatcGAAAGAAGGGCGACAAGGGATTCGACTCGAACTGTAACTCCCCCAGGAGCCACAGCGCCAATAGATCGCCCGCTTTGCACCAG GTACACCCGGTGGACTCACCGACGAAGAACGTCGACGGTATCCGATTGCACGGTGGCGGTTACAGCACGACCGTGACTACATCGTCCGGCACTTCCGGAGGTACCGCCGGAAGCGTGAGCCTCTCGTCGCCGGAGAGCGCGTACTCGACCGGCTACTCGACCGACGGCACCTCGCCGGGTACCAGTTTTCCACCCGAGTACTACATCAACATCAGAACAGGCACCCACTATTTCCAGAGCAGCGGCAGCAGTGGTACTGCCACTACcatcaacaacaacaacagcagcaacaataACAGCAAGAGTAGAATAAAAAGGCCGTCGGGCAACGCCGGGGGCTTGTCTTTGGCCGGCACCCCCGCATTGGGAAATGGAAGAATTCAGGATAGGGGAAAGTCATCCGCCAGCACGACAAACATGACTAGAGACAACGGTCAACCAGAAGTTCGAACCAGCACTCTACACAAG AGCGCAGAAACACCGACGAATAATGGTCAGaggcaacagcaacaacagcagagACAACAGGAGAACTCTCATCGTAGGACGGAGTCTTACTCCGCCGATTCGAGGAATAGCTTACCTGTACCATCGTCGATCCCGCCACCGTTGGTCTCACCATCGGTACAATCGCCCCGCGAACGTTCTCGCATCCGGACAAATCCATGGTTGTCAGCAAACTCATCCGGTTCTAGCAATGGTTTGAAGTCGCGGCTTGCCCTAGACGAAAGCAGTAGCAGCTCTGGTTTGAAACTTACGGAGTCGTCTGGTAGTGCCAGTGACGTTAATCTAAATGGCAGAGAACTTCAAAACAGGAAGGAGTATCGTCAGGAGAGTCTCAGCGCTGGTCGAAGTCC AATCAATCAAAATTGGAGACTGATATCAGGCATGGACCTACGACCAAAGATACCGCTGCAGCGACGAGCAAGCAGCAGTAGCTCCTCAGCATCCTCGATGACGCGTAGTGTGCGTTCATCCGAAGATGATGTCACATTGAACGAAATGATGGGGAAGTTTGACGAGAGCTACGTGTATGAAAAAGAGACTGACATTCTGTCGGACAGCGATCCGACCGACTGCGAGGACTACATCGACTCGCTGTCGGATATTGATACTGGTCAGGATGGTGGCGATGAGAATGATCCGTTCGAAAACGATGAGCTCGACTACATCGACAACGGTTCATTCCTCGATCTGGACAGTGTCGAGTGCGGCGGTGATCACTTTCCCAACACCGGTCACTGCACTTACTTCGCCTTTACCAGTGAGTTAAGTCGACGCGGCAGCAGGCTCCGCGAATCCTTCCTCAAGCGCAGAAACAAGGATGAGATTATTTCTCAGAA GACTACGAACGCAAGGAAGCAGAGTACGCGGCACAAAAAACTAGACGGAGATCATAAGCAGAGCGAGAAACGCAAGAAGAGAATGTCGCAGCGTCGCAAGCCCAACCTGGATTGCTGCGACGACGAGATGGCGAATATGAATCGTGTGCTGGTCGAGAGGATACTCCTAAAGAATTCAGGATTCAATCAAGGCAGCAGGAGTGTAGGTGGTACGCCAATGTGCCTGCGACGTAAAAAGCACGACGTCAATAAGAATCTCTCGCCGATGAGATTGAACGGCAACCCGTCGGCTGTCAGACCTACCATGGTTGACAATGAAATCGTGAAGAGACGGTCGAACTCG ATAAGTTATGTGAACGGCAATATAGTACGACGCCACATAACCGGCAACACGTACATGACCACGTTCGCGTCGGAAATCGCACTGATTGAGGCTGACAAGGAGGCTGATCGCAAGTATCGCGAGCTCATTCTCGAAGCGGAGAATCTCTTGGTGAGCATGCAGAAGTATCAGAATTCATCACCGTGCgtgccgtcgccgtcgcgcaAACTGCACAACGGCTTGGCAAATAAGCGCGTCGAACTCATCAAGAACACGGAATTGAACATCGAGCTGGCGTTATCGAAGAGCCGTAATTCTCAGCCGGAATTGCAGAGCGGCAGTATTAAGGATTTAGAGCACACCAGTCCCAAACGGCAGTTTACTCAACAACCGTGTTCACCGATTCATCGATTCCTCGAAAGAAACTCGTCGGCTGGATTCGCGCCAAAGGAGCCTCCTTCCATTTATCGGCAACCCGAGATGTCCAAGTGCTCGGACTCGCCGGTCATGCCACGCAGGACAACGCCTCATGGTTCGCCCAGCAGGAGCTTaatacatcatcaagtgcatCGGGCACGCAATGGTGACCTCGACACTAAGGAGTGTAGCGGAATGCTTCAGCTTGCTATGAATTGCAATGGAGATTTAAGATCAGATCCGGTGGACAACCCTTTTGGAGATAAAGCCCAGTCAAACGTGACACAGTCGCAGAGCTCTCTCGCCGCAGGAAGAAAGGAATTTTCTTGCGAAACGAGAGACAACCTGCCGACGAAGGAAGAGGGAGTAACGTCCAGCTCATCGGATTCCGATGAGAAGTGCGACGTGAGACGGAGAGCTCCGTTGATGACTTTTAG GTCAGTCGATATGGGTCCTATTAAGGAAGCCTCTTCCTACTGTCCACAAAGCGAGCcagtgaaaagaaaagtatatgCCGGAAGCGCGACATACGGTAGGATACAGAAAACATTGGGCGAACATATAATGTTGAGAAATTCTGATGGCGATACGGCAGCTGATGATACAG ATGACTCGAGGAGATCCCTAAAAGAGAAAGTGGTACAACTGCGACAGGAGCGGTTGGCGGCTGAGGCGGCGAACGCGAATAATGCCCAGGATTCACAGTTCTTCCAACAGCAGCTGTCTCAGTTACGACGGCAGATGCTGATGCAGACGATAGAAGGTCTGAAACGCAGTCTCGAGGATCAATCGGCCACCCTAAAGCAGACCTGTTTGGAGTCGATGAATCTGTTGTCCGACGAGTTACCCTGA